One genomic segment of Scylla paramamosain isolate STU-SP2022 chromosome 11, ASM3559412v1, whole genome shotgun sequence includes these proteins:
- the LOC135104888 gene encoding LOW QUALITY PROTEIN: cysteine-rich PDZ-binding protein-like (The sequence of the model RefSeq protein was modified relative to this genomic sequence to represent the inferred CDS: deleted 1 base in 1 codon), with protein MVCEKCQKKLGKVITPDTWKDGARNTTESGGRKINENKLLTSKKNRFNPCTVSLPRFAECRICRSKVHQPALNFCQGCAYKKGICAMCGKKILDTTNYRQSSA; from the exons ATGGTGTGCGAGAAGTGCCAGAAGAAGTTGGGCaag GTGATCACTCCGGATACCTGGAAGGACGGGGCACGCAACACGACTGAGAGCGGCGGACGCAAGATTAATGAGAACAAGCTACTCACCAGTAAGAAGAACAGATTCAACCCCTGCACGGTgagtct TCCCCGGTTCGCGGAGTGCAGGATCTGCCGCAGCAAGGTGCACCAG CCGGCTCTCAACTTCTGCCAGGGGTGTGCCTACAAAAAGGGAATCTGTGCCATGTGTGGCAAAAAGATCCTGGACACCACAAACTACCGCCAGTCTTCTGCttag